From a single Arachis hypogaea cultivar Tifrunner chromosome 3, arahy.Tifrunner.gnm2.J5K5, whole genome shotgun sequence genomic region:
- the LOC112790161 gene encoding phosphatidylglycerophosphate phosphatase PTPMT2: MCGMKIEELDDTGSSRDEEKGEMQIVRVDSKRALVGAVARILFYPTLLYNVLRNKIEAEFRWWDQVDEFLLLGAVPFPKDVPHLKKLGVGGVITLNEPYETLVPSSLYHAHGIDHLVIPTRDYLFAPSFADISRAVQFIHQNSTCGKTTYVHCKAGRGRSTTIVLCYLIEYKHMTAAAALEYVRSQRPRVMLAPSQWKAVQKYSKRRPCSLARSPSWDAVLITKADLEGYQSSGNAGMELAIAPKVPKTNPMISRLSCLFASLKTSGNSVPMTRWLPVSESRAC; this comes from the exons ATGTGTGGCATGAAGATCGAGGAGTTAGACGATACGGGGAGTAGTAGGGATGAAGAGAAGGGGGAGATGCAGATTGTGAGGGTTGATTCAAAGAGAGCGTTGGTGGGAGCAGTTGCTCGGATCCTGTTTTACCCGACACTCTTGTATAATGTGCTTCGTAACAAGATTGAAGCTGAATTCAGGTGGTGGGATCAAGTTGATGAG TTTTTGTTGCTGGGCGCAGTCCCATTCCCCAAAGATGTTCCTCACTTGAAGAAGCTTGGCGTTGGTGGTGTAATAACTCTTAATGAACCGTATGAAACTTTGGTGCCTTCATCATTGTATCAT GCTCATGGAATTGATCACTTGGTAATTCCCACAAGGGATTATCTCTTTGCCCCCTCCTTTGCTGATATCAGCCGGGCTGTGCAGTTCATTCATC AGAATTCAACTTGTGGTAAAACTACTTATGTTCACTGTAAAGCTGGGCGGGGAAGGAGTACAACAATTGTGCTTTGCTATCTG ATTGAATACAAGCACATGACAGCTGCTGCTGCCCTGGAATATGTGCGGTCTCAAAGACCCAGAGTGATGCTAGCTCCATCGCAATGGAAG GCTGTTCAAAAGTATAGCAAACGCAGACCTTGTTCTTTAGCACGCTCACCCTCATGGGATGCAGTTCTTATAACCAAAGCTGATCTTGAAGGCTACCAGAGCTCTGGTAATGCTGGTATGGAGCTGGCCATTGCTCCTAAAGTGCCAAAGACTAATCCCATGATATCAAGACTATCTTGTCTGTTTGCATCCTTAAAGACATCCGGAAATAGTGTACCCATGACGAGGTGGTTACCGGTTTCTGAGTCACGTGCTTGTTAA